TGATCCAATCATCACCAAAGTAGGGGCTGATTTTGGAATTCTTGATCTTCTCGACTGTGTAATGGAAATTGTTCATCAAAAAGATATGCTTTAATGAAGAATCTCTGTATAAACTCGATTTCTCGTCTAAGGCTGCTTCTAAAATTGATGTGAGTGACTGCAGGTACATTGCCAAGGCACAAGCTGGATTGGGATCTGCCTCGCCATCCATGTTCTGCTCTTCGTCTCCACTCTCCCTGACGGGTTCTTGATCTTGAAGAAGCAAAGGAAGCGTATCCTCGTATTCAGCAAAGCACAAGATGTAGTTGGCAACGTACTTTGTTAGGGGATGAATCCCTCCATTTTGGAAAGGGGTTGTGGAAGTGCATGTTGCAATGCGGTTTCCGAGCTCTTTGAGGATGACTCTAACAGATTCTCCTAGCTGCGACAGAAGCTCGTGGAAGTCGATCCTGATCAACGACTCTGTCTCTTGTGAGAACAGAGTGTCCAAATCCGGGACGAGATCAGCTAGAACCTCATACATATCAAGCAAGCAGAAGAGCCATTCGGGCTCATGGGGTCCAATCAACACAGCTTGACCAAAGTTCAAGAGACAGAAGAGAGGCCCCCTCGAAGCCTCGATCAGACAAGCTATGCTGACCTGGTCGTATTCTCCTAAAACTTGGTCGAACAGCCGTTTCGCGCTGCCAAGATAGACGCCGATGATTCTCGTCATCGCCACACGCCATTTCCTGATCCTCGAGTTCAAGTGCTTCCACTCCATCCGCTTCACGTCTTCTATGCTAAGCTGCTCCACGTAGAGAATCATCGAGTACTCCGCTAATACATCCTTCCAGAACGCGGTGAAGGGCAGACAGAACTCCTGAGCATAGCCTGCGGCAAACATTGTATCCGCGATGGACTTGATTTGAGGAACCACATCCGGGTGGATCAGATCCATCGCGCAATCCTCGGTCTCTGAGCTGCTACGGCCCTTGAGAGACGCGTCCTCGACCGAATCATCTTCGTTGGAGATGACAGACTCCTCGTATATGGGATACACTTCGAAAACCGGGTATTCATGCTCGAAACACTGCTTGTTCTGCACAAGTATGTGGATCAGCTCATTTTGGAGCCTCTCCATAGCCATATGCAGAGTAGTTTTTGCTTGTTCAAGAACCCCATTACTCATCCGACTCAACGGCATACCTTCGAGAGCCTCAATCGATCTCTGCACCTCGCCAACTGCTTCCAAGTACTCCAAGATTACCTCGGGACCGGAAGCCCAGACCTTCGAGTAGCTCAAGTGCAGACTCGTGATGGTTTCGTGGGACGAGACTACACTCTTTTCGAGCTCTCTGATGCTATCCCCATCCGGCTCATCCTCATTGATCTTGACCACAGTAGACAAATGGAAGTCGAGCTTTTCTAGAATTCCCCTCACATCACTGCTCATGAGCTTGGTTGTTTGAAGGGCCTTCATCAGGTGATACGAAGCGGCAACGATGTGGTGCTCCGCGTCGGTGATATCAGCCATTGGTGGTGAAGGAAGAAAGTAGGCTGTTTTGGGTTCTTGAATGGAGAGCAAAGATTCAATcttttattgtggaaatatCAGTAAATCAAGGATTTTGAAGGCAACAGAAAAATTAGAGAATCTAGTGGTTTTTGCAGTTGAATTTTGGTTCTTGAATGGATGGTGAGTAAAGATATAATCTTTTTGTTGTGGAAATATCAGTAAATCAAGGCTTTTGAAGGCAACAAAAGAATTAGAGAATCTAGAGGTTTTTGCAGTAGAATTTTGGGTTCTTGAATGGAGAGAGTAGGCTGTTTTGGGTTCTTGAATGGTGAGCAAAGATTCATTCTTTTTTGTAGTGGAAATATCAGTAAATCAAGGCTTTTGAGGCAACAGAAGTAGCAGAGAATCTAGAGGTTTTTGCAGTAGAATTTACCACTCATGTTTTGAAAAAACAGAAGGGAAGAGGGATAAAGGGGTAGATTGACTATATCTGAAGACTGACCATTGCAGCCTCCCTTGTATGAATACTGACTTCACAAAATCCAGAGGGAAAGAAGAAAACTTTCCTCAAAATTCAAGAATGTGCAGATAAACAAAGGTAAGGTTTTTTCTCTTGATCATTCTCATTTCACAGGACACACATCAACAACATAAATAATTGTGTAATCATGAgcaaaatactaaaaaaagCCCATCAAAATTTTGCAGGTACAAACACATAAGAGTTAGACCTCAAGATTTCTGCTGGTTTGTAAGAGAAATGGGGCAGCTACAGATGTTGTAGAACTAAACTGAAGTGGTAACaaaaggggaagaagaagaagaagaagatggttgaAATTTCAGAAGAGAAGAAAAGCTTCTTTGAGATTGGTGCAATTAGTTTAATATATTTGCAGCGACTTTTCTCTGTAAATTAGTTAATTTGTTACCGCAAGCATCAATGTCAAGAGTAACTTGGGTTTCactctttgtttttatttttttctcttttgtgtTTATCCAACCCTTTTAAATCTGATTTGTTATTGGACTCTTGACTTTGACCAGTGAATGGTTTTATATTCGGACGTGTCATTTTCTGTACGGTCAAAGGTTGGACCCATGTTTATTGCCAATGGTTCAAacacatactcatatttttcattttttttcttttcttattattaaaattactaaaagactttatttttattagattggaataaatgaaaaaatttaacaTTTAATACTTTGTTTTTAGAAGATAATAAAGTGTCTAGACTTTGACAGATTTTGTGATTTAAATAAATACTTCGTACTAGTATTATCTTATTTATATGTTGTTGGTGATAGGCTAATTTTTTTAACATTAAAAGATACCTTTGGTCCCCGTTAGAAGTctcatttaatcatttttttcagtTCCTATTAGAAGTgtcatttcaattttattgGTTTTGGCAAATAGACCATGTATTTTACTTACTCACTccaatcacattttattataagatTATTATATAAATGATACTTAtgttctactaactttttatacTCTCTATTATCTTTTAattacaaagtcaaacaatttcttaaaactcgtaccaataaaaatgaaattctaATAGAGACCGAAGGAGTATTACATAAAGGTATAAGTTTATCTaaacaagaagaatatgcacctagtactatattatatacCGAGTATTTATTTTAAGAAGAAATATTGatcatatatgtatatttttattttaaagcgTAAGATAGGGTAgtacatttatatttattttctgttgtttGGCATGAATTATGctatgcattatttgattgataattattggatatatatagcaaataaaaattgaatattacTCCATAAACGAAGGAGAATTGAGAAATTTTTTAAATGAGAGGATTCTAGAGTGCCACCTAAAAAGATAAATtgttggattttaattatgttaaatATGTATAATAGAGTATAAGTCAAGTTGAATGTAAATTCCCTTCCCTTCCTTTTATTGCAAAGAAAATTACATTGTTGCAAACGTGGAAGATGCTTGATTTCCCTCTTCTATCATTAATTTTCCTATGTACCTCAATTTCCACTAATTACTAACGgcttcatccgtcccataaaaataagagcacttttcttttatatatgttttataaaaatagttCATTTCCATTTATGTTAAATTGTCCTTAACTCATTATTCATATACATTAATTTacttacaacttatatcattatgacgtaccattaaacactaataataatgcgAGTTTCACCATCCACTAGcactattttaaattttttactactcttctcctcttctctcttactttaataattatgtattatttttcgtgtcatttcaaatgttgGTTGGGCTATGTTTGAAACAAAAATACCCTTATTCGTATTAAATCTCATTACATCTTACTTATTTCACGAGGCTACTAAATATGCTAGGCGTCGTATTCGTATATATAGGAAGATTTCATTCGAGAATATGCAAAAGAGAATTTAAGATCCTAAGTTTAGATACGTGTGTAAAAAAAGAAGATCGTTAAGAAGCTAAATCAACGGTAGACCAGAAAAATAATGGTTCTAGTGATGGTCGTGTCATCGTGTCCTATTTTCCTTTGTCGACAATTTAGTATATTGCTTTCTCTTCGTCGAACTACGCGGTGGAAATAGGAATCTGCCTAATTTTTCTGGCCACTTTTTGCCTGTCGGACTTTGGCCGGAAACCAAGCTCTTTCTGATTCTTCATTTCCCTCCGGTACATGCATGCATATTATGGTATGCTCGCATTCTTCGTGTGTTTCCTTTTCTTTATCTCATCTTCAAAAACACATCCACTCCATGTTTAAAACCTAGAAAAGGTGAATTTCAAGTTTAAGGATGATGATTTAGAAGAAATGCATTATGATGGTAATGGGAAATATAGCAATGACAACATTTTTGGTTTTTTAAGAGGTCCATTAACGCTTGgcgaattaaattttttttgccaAATTTTGAAAGTGATcttaaaaatcataaacttttgaTATTGTGCAATTTTCCAACCTGACCAATGAGTTATTTCGACCTCCTACGTGGTTAGCCGTAAAATCTATGTGGCTCAATCTGAATTATGCATGAAACAATGTCGTTCCGACCTCCTAAAATTTGAATTGAAGTTGGATGGTATATGCATAATGTGATAAAAATATGTCACATAAATTTATTGGATTGGAAGAATGACCACGGTGAAAAATTGACACCCACCttaaaatttgtaatttttaaggCCACTTTCAGCCACGAAACTTGAACAgtttctatgtttttttttacaatttccCTCCTcctttaattttgtttaaaaaacagAGTGCATGTAggagaatattttattaaaacaaaGGAATGAGTAAAACGGAATCTAGtgaatcaccaccaccaccaccaaaagCCGACCACCACGATGCCGGAGAAAAAGCACCAGCACCTCCACCCAAAGTCGACCGCCAGGAAAAAGCACCACCACCTCCCGACGACCTAAGCTCGTCCTCCTCCACCTCCGACGATGAGTGCTCCTCCGTCTCCTCTTCTCCTTCCTACAAATCCTCTAAAAAACCCCCCAAGCCGGAGCCCACGCAGCCTCCCCCGAATCAGGAGATGGAGCGAAGCCCCTCCGCGTACCGGATCCCGCCCTCTGTCTTCGAGCGCAACAAGTCGTCCGCCGCTGGGGACTGGAGCGCCGCCTCCAACGACTCCCTCTTCAGCATCCACGTCGGAAACATGAGCTTCACCAACGATCAGTACATGTATCGCTCCGAGGAGCTCACTCCGCCGCCTCCCGGAGGCGACCACATGTTTTCCTACCCCGCGCATTCCTCGAATGGAGGGGTGGCTGATATGCGGAGCTGCGAGCTTGGCCTCGCGGAGGCTACCATGCTCGAGGTGATCAAGGAGAATGAGGGCCGCAGTccgcccgtgcccgtgcccgcgGAAGTGCGAAAAGCGCGCCGTTCCGCGGGGAGCAACCAGAGCAACATGTCGTTCGCCTTTTCCACGTAAGTCATCTCTCTATTTTATAACTACTCTATAAAGGTGCAACTTAATTGATAAGACATTCACCGGCAAAACATTAAAATGTACATACTTCCTATTAAACAATCATTGAACATTCCACTTATGCTTAATAGATTAAATGAACCTATATAATTTCAAACTTAAAACCAATTAGTGATAACCGTAGTAATTCATCATAAGAGTTACAGTATGTAatggtttcaatttttttacattGATATTAGacatttattgattttatatgTGAATCgtctaaataaaaaaatttggatGTAATGTGATAAGAGCGGGAGGAGACACAGAGAGGATACCAAGCTCAATAAAGTCGCCGGAGAATACCCCAGTAGAGCCGCAGCAGCACGATGAACCAATAGAAAAAGGGGCTCAACCAGCTCGATCGAAATGGCTAAGTTGTTGCTCGTGTTGGCCATTTCGGTCGTGAGGAGAAATCGACACACAACATTTATGTATAAACATATTTTCAAGAACTAAGATGAACCTTTGCATCTTGATCATCTGCTGTAATGCATTTTCTCTATATACATAATCTAGACCTACTGTAATCTCATCGGATATTCTTGTGATTATTTAGGCCTATGTTTCACTTTATAAATGCATATATATTGTCGTGTTGTGTATATATTTCTTGGGTGCTAGAATCTAGTaacatttttcaaattttttttaatacagaAATCAATACTCCATTATTCTATCTAtgtgttttcctttttggatgaCCCAGACATGGGCACATGGCAACATCTCTCAGCTAAAAACATGTGACTCAAAAATATCATGCTACTTTCTTCCTTTAAAAATAgcaattatttctattttaattaatttcttaaaattatgcaatattaacttcaattatttttaataaaatattatttatacacATCACTTTATTTACTAGTTATATTAATAGAATTAACAGTTTAATATTTTGTGGACTTCATCCACATCATtttaatgagaaaaaaatatacCCAAAATTTTTGGATAGCGTATCCGGCCCGGCCCGGCCCGGCCCGAGTAGACGATCCTGAATTGACCCATTGAAGGCGCTTTTGTAGCACATATAATTGGGCCGGCCCATTAAGGCGGCCATATATACAACAAACCCTAAGTCTCAGACGGCTGCGAAACCAAATCACATTCGGTGCTCCTTTCTCCACCTCCAGCTATGGTAATCTCTCGCTTCACTTCTTCCTGTAGCTTTATTCTCTGCTAGATTTATGGCTTCAATATGAGAGTAATTTATACGGTCGTAAGATTTTTGATGATTTATTATAGTATCGCTTCTTTTGAGCAGAAAAAACCCAATTGATTCAGCTCTAGGGAAATCTATATGCTTCTAATTTGTGCTGTCTAATTTGTGCTGTCTTTCGTGCTGAATTGATATTGATTTAACACTCTCAAAATAAATCTTTATTAGTTTTTATGTGAATGGTGAACTAAGGAAAATCTCGGGGTTGTTTGGAATTGGATAGATGTGAGCATGTTGAGgtgattgttttatttttgttggcATCACAATTTGCTTTCTGCTAGCAAGTGTATCTGTTCCGGTTGGTGATGATTTTGACCGTGGACGTAAATTTGTGCTCTTGATGGTTAGGCTGGAAGGGTTTTATGAGTTTGGTGCACCTATTTCTTTCTGGCTAAAATGATATTCCATAATCTGTCTGAAGAATGAGTTAGGCTCTTCCCCATCCATTTGTTAATTATTGCTGAACTTGAACTACATTGTGTGTTACTATTGGTTGGCTGTTTTCTGAAGCTGGAATACTTTTTGGTGTGGGCTTCCAATATTTTGGCTATGGGCTATTACTATTGGAGGTGTACTGGTAAACTGAGGAAATTGCTAGCTCCACGATGGATGTAGAGTTTGTTGTATGATGCTAACTTATTTGTTATTTTGCGGTTTTAGGTGAACGTTCCAAAAACCAAGAAGACGTACTGCAAGTCGAAGGAGTGCAAGAAGCACACCTTGCATAAGGTCACCCAGTACAAGAAGGGTAAGGATAGCTTAGCTGCTCAGGGTAAGCGTCGTTATGACCGTAAGCAGTCGGGTTATGGTGGTCAGACCAAGCCTGTTTTCCACAAGAAGGTATGAATTAATTTCCATATTGTTGTTGGTTTACTGAATGCACTGTAGCAATGAAATGGTACTTGTGCTGTTGTGATTGAGGCAGTTAAGCTagaattaattttgtatttcatGCAAATAACGGAGAGCTTATCCTGTTCTGTTTAGGCTAAAACAACTAAGAAGATTGTGCTGAGGTTGCAGTGCCAGGGTTGCAAACATGTTTCCCAGCACCCGATCAAGGTTCGTGTTCTGATTCTTGCATTTTTCATAATGGCAGCATCATTCACATCATCTGTCCTGGCATTAATttgttctctttttctttttgtagaGATGCAAGCATTTTGAAATCGGTGGAGATAAGAAGGGCAAGGGAACATCGCTATTCTAATCTTATTGTTTTTACTGCATTGTTTTATTGACAATTTGCTTAGCTGCTCTAGCTAAAGTTTCGATTAAATATGAGACATGGTTCTGAGTTTAGATTTTCTACAAATGGATTACGTTTTCGCAATACAACAAATGGATTAAGCAACTTACTACCGAGcactatatttttttcattggcTTGATAATTTATTGCAAAATTGTTTTTTGACTgataaattttgaattacagTTTGTTTGCATATTAGCAATTgtctattttattaaatttttaggatATTGGCTCCTAATATCTTGAAACttttaaaatgtttgtttttttcTCATGAACTTATAATATTGTGACTTATGGTCTATGTTTGTTGTTGCTGTAAGTAACACATTATGTTTAAGTAATTTGATCGATTTTAATGAAAATTCTAATTTTTGTTTACATTTTATACTctatgttttttaaaaatagcaactattttcatttttagtcctaCCTTATAATAGAAACTTTAGTATCCTTTTATTTTAGCACATCCATTAACtctacttttactattttttttctcttactttatttatttttcttactttatcaatttttctcacttattttactaattgtatattaaaattcgtgtcgttacaaatatttctatttttttaaatacggagggagtatttgaattttgaatctaAACCTGAATCTGAAAAAAAACCTCTGTTGTATGTTAAACTGCGTATTTTTTGAGTCAGATACAGCGTGACGCGTTTTGTGAGTGCTTCTTCGTCGACAATGAATAAGTAAACAGACAAAAAAGTACGTCAAATTTAGTTCTTCCTATTCATAATCAACATCGAATTCCTGAACATTTTACCATCTATAATCATGTTTAGGCAGATTTTttttactcccttcgttccacaaTAGATGTCTTACTTGTAAAAtatgacatgagattttaggagatgtaaTTTTGagtgttaagtggaaagagaaaatagtactccctcagtTCTATGTAATGGAGTCACTTCTTTTCggtacggagattaagaaagagatattaaatatattaagtgaagagataataaagtaggaaagagagaaaaaaatagaaaataaagtgaCTTCATTACTATGGaaaggagggagtatatttatattaatatgagagagaattttttttcaaaaaatgaaatatgacatctttttgtgggataaactaaaaaaagtgTGACATTTATTATGAGATGCGGGgagtacaaattaaaattagaatgtattttttagaaaatatttaGATGACTAATAATCTCGTATTAAGCCTAATCTGGTCAAAATTTCACTAATCTACAGTTGACCGTCAGTTTTTGATTGAACCGTCAAAAATAATCTGACGATGATTTCGTTTGTTTAATATAAGGACTTTTCAAATCCTCAACCCGAAGGCAACAAGCGCAGACCTTTATCTTGTCTGAATTTTGGGGAAGCCGGAGCTCAAATAGTAAGTAGGTAATGGAATTTGGAAAAGTATTATTTGTAGAAAAATGTGACTAAATTTCAAAGTTGATTAattatccttttttttcttatttgacCCAAATATTAATTGGTAAATggacttttaatttttaatatgtgATAGGAAAATAATtcgggatgtcaatcgggtcggtCCATCGGGTTTTTGGCCggccctattcgggttgcgggtcaatcgggtgcgggctagtcgggttgtgatttcttttgggttataaaagttcaaccctaaccctaaaagctcgggtttcgggctagcccatcgggttgcaaccgataagattaacatgcgatcaatccaataaataatgacaaaaattagttatatgcataaaatgtaaaatatttagttatgatcatttgagatatatgcttaaacttaatcataaacatgatcaaatactaatatttgagatatttcatagaattttaatgtatgttttagaaatttaaatattttttaagtgaaattgaagttttaaaattatctatcaattattatatttgtaaaaattcaatatataatttgtgtatgtaatataaaattgaaagttattttttttagttatctatattataaacttaatcaatgaagtgtcgaattaggagaaaaaatagaataatagaactTTATCTGGTTTTCGGGCTatcccatcgggttttcgggtctggccctaacggattgcaggctaatcgggttttaattttatcgggtgAGAAATTTCCGGCCCTAGCCCTATAAATTTAGCAGGATATTCAGGTCAATCCACGGGTCGCAGGCTACACTGACATCcctaaaaataattattcaaaGATCCGACCTTTCATCTgtaaaacaagaaaataataatttttcgAACAGATATGAGTTCACCAAACATTCACTTCCACATTATTAGTTTATTAAGAAGTTGATGTTGAATACATGCATCTACTGTGGTGGATCGGCAACGTGTAACTCATCAGCGACGATGGCAGAGAACGACGACCGAGATTTGGCAGGGGGTTTGCTGTAACAATGTTCCATATCTACACACCCACCCATGCATACGATTGATCATTTGCAAGTTTTATCGCATCGATCATAACATTCCTCTCTTTTTTCACCCTTAATTGAGACTATCATCGCCATCATCATAACCAAAACAAACACGATTTTCATTTTGAATATTCTTTTTTCTGGGAAAAGATAATTATGTGAATAAGATAGTTTAAATTTGTGCGTTGGATCTCCAATATAGCACATACCATAtcgggatgtattcatatcctttttatatatattgttcAATCATCCTTCTAAATCCCAGCCATTCAATTTCAAGATCTGATGGATGAAAATAATACCAcatgtaattaatttaaatcattTAATAAATCGAAAATGGCCTATTTAGTATACACAATGGAGTTGGTTATGGTAAGTAGCTTGATTTTCTCCAACAAAAGATTGCAGCGGTTTTCTTCTGCAATTACACGAATCTGTCTTCTCTCTCCAAATGTCATTTTCTCTGCTCCACAATCGTCGTTGAAGACAATTCTCGTTGAAGTCATAAGCAATACAAAATTTTGGTTATGTCTTTCGTCCTACAAAATCGTTTATCTTCGAGCCGTCGTTGATTATGGTCGtcaacaatggaagaaggtaatttaatttgttgataATTAATCTGATTTCttcaattaaaatacgaattgaTGGAGTAACTGTTCAATGCAATTAGGTTTTcgaattatttttttgtttatatgtgtTATACAGTGTCATGGTGTAGTTTAAGATTTaccgtgtttgattgttcgtCGCACGTTTCGgccattccccaagggtttagcaatccttggggctagggtgtattATGTATTAAGTAACAAAACCATTAacaaagtccacgagtttcagtcattcaactagggtttagatatcatcttggctagggagtagttttcaattatttacataatgtacatatattactcaataatggttgttttagtttCAGTAATGGACaatttatgatctgtaatgtatatgtttgctgagccCTTTTTATTGCGATTTTATACAGTGGTGGTTGTACTTGAATGTTCTCCAGAATTGAAGCCCGTCGTCGGTCAAAAATTCCAATCCCTTGCTTTCGCTTTCGCGTTTTACGGTAAATATGCCCGcgctgttggttttgatacgcGCAAACAAGAGATGAGAAAGGAGGATGATGTTACAACCTGGTATTAtgttgtatgcaatagggaaggcaAGAAGAAGTCGAACGAGGATGTCCAATTGAATGCACAGTCTGGTTTTTATATGAAGCGCAGACGGTTATCCAAGCGTTGTGGTGGTAAAGCGAGTATATCGTTCTAGTTCTTCTCCGAAGGAGGAGTTCCAGATTATATTATTCAGGAGTTCAACGAGGTTCATAACCAATATATGGTTAAGTCAGAGCATCAGCAATTTATGACAATTTACGAAAGTTGGATGATGTACATCAGAAATTCATTCTTGACTGTTCTAAGGCTAATATAGGCCCCACACTTTCCTCTAAGGTGTTGAAGGAAATTCTCGGTGGGTTTGACCTAGTCGGTTGCACTGTCGGGGATATCAGGAATGCTTCTCGAGACATCAAGGCATACGCACATGATTTCGATGTGCAAATGGTGTTGGATGATATGGCTAAGAAGAAGGAAATGTCCAAGGCGTTCACATATCACTACGAAGTTAATACTACTAACCAGTTGGTTGCTCTCTTTTGGTGTGACGGTATGATGAAGATGAATTACCAGTTTGGTGATATTGTGGCTTTTGACTCCACGTACAACACAAACAGGTATAATTACAATGAACTGTAGTGTACATTACAACGCATATATTTGTACATTACTCAGTGCATTATAATGCTCGTACTATACATTACTACATAGCTAATGATGCATTATTCATTTGTGATGATGCTGACGATGCATTACTTTATGACACGCAAGTATTGTATGATCTTCACTCCTTTCACGGGAAAGGACAATCATGGAAGACCTGTAAGCTTCGCTGCCGGATTGGTGTGCAACGAGAAAACAGAGGCATTTGCTTGGTTGTTCAGGCATTTCGTTGAATGCATGGGTGTAGCACCCAAGATGA
This sequence is a window from Salvia splendens isolate huo1 chromosome 14, SspV2, whole genome shotgun sequence. Protein-coding genes within it:
- the LOC121764761 gene encoding hepatoma-derived growth factor-related protein 2-like, which codes for MSKTESSESPPPPPKADHHDAGEKAPAPPPKVDRQEKAPPPPDDLSSSSSTSDDECSSVSSSPSYKSSKKPPKPEPTQPPPNQEMERSPSAYRIPPSVFERNKSSAAGDWSAASNDSLFSIHVGNMSFTNDQYMYRSEELTPPPPGGDHMFSYPAHSSNGGVADMRSCELGLAEATMLEVIKENEGRSPPVPVPAEVRKARRSAGSNQSNMSFAFSTAGGDTERIPSSIKSPENTPVEPQQHDEPIEKGAQPARSKWLSCCSCWPFRS
- the LOC121763285 gene encoding 60S ribosomal protein L44 yields the protein MVNVPKTKKTYCKSKECKKHTLHKVTQYKKGKDSLAAQGKRRYDRKQSGYGGQTKPVFHKKAKTTKKIVLRLQCQGCKHVSQHPIKRCKHFEIGGDKKGKGTSLF
- the LOC121764422 gene encoding exocyst complex component EXO70E2-like, which produces MADITDAEHHIVAASYHLMKALQTTKLMSSDVRGILEKLDFHLSTVVKINEDEPDGDSIRELEKSVVSSHETITSLHLSYSKVWASGPEVILEYLEAVGEVQRSIEALEGMPLSRMSNGVLEQAKTTLHMAMERLQNELIHILVQNKQCFEHEYPVFEVYPIYEESVISNEDDSVEDASLKGRSSSETEDCAMDLIHPDVVPQIKSIADTMFAAGYAQEFCLPFTAFWKDVLAEYSMILYVEQLSIEDVKRMEWKHLNSRIRKWRVAMTRIIGVYLGSAKRLFDQVLGEYDQVSIACLIEASRGPLFCLLNFGQAVLIGPHEPEWLFCLLDMYEVLADLVPDLDTLFSQETESLIRIDFHELLSQLGESVRVILKELGNRIATCTSTTPFQNGGIHPLTKYVANYILCFAEYEDTLPLLLQDQEPVRESGDEEQNMDGEADPNPACALAMYLQSLTSILEAALDEKSSLYRDSSLKHIFLMNNFHYTVEKIKNSKISPYFGDDWIRKHYVKLRQHAMYYQRTTWSSLLTFLHDDGKVGKATLKARCQHFNTAFEDLYKSQTRWVVPDPQLREDVRILASKTVIQPYRNFVRKISDSIGEKHIKYTEQELGVYIMDLLEGSSKSLSHSRKR